One Candidatus Binataceae bacterium genomic region harbors:
- a CDS encoding IclR family transcriptional regulator: MEHKKIRPRCQLDMESVKTALKVLELVGAAGQVGVSELARETGEPKSTVQRNLVTLHEAGWIRPVEIDGRRRWTLSARVLTLARQLQPAPGLREVALEVMETLRARTQETIHLTLRDGDDVVLIERLDSPQPLRTVRQLGATAPMHLSSNGKAILAHLPKAEQAKYLNRHLETWTPKSLKDSRALARDLELVRKRGFALNDGELDIQIRAVAAPIYLSPGQPIAGLSISCPATRFPDSLINEYGKLVRAAAKKISSLLAETG; encoded by the coding sequence ATGGAACATAAGAAAATCCGTCCCCGCTGTCAACTCGACATGGAGAGCGTCAAAACCGCCCTGAAAGTTCTCGAACTGGTAGGTGCTGCCGGACAGGTTGGCGTCAGCGAGCTGGCGCGCGAAACCGGCGAGCCCAAATCGACCGTGCAGCGAAATCTCGTAACTTTGCACGAGGCTGGATGGATCCGGCCGGTCGAGATTGATGGCCGGCGGCGTTGGACCTTGAGTGCCAGAGTTTTGACCCTCGCCCGCCAGCTGCAGCCTGCACCCGGCCTGCGCGAGGTTGCGCTCGAGGTGATGGAAACTTTGCGCGCCCGCACCCAGGAGACGATCCATCTGACGCTGCGCGATGGAGACGACGTCGTATTGATCGAGCGCCTCGATTCGCCGCAGCCGTTGCGCACGGTCCGTCAGTTGGGCGCGACGGCGCCGATGCATCTGAGCTCCAACGGCAAGGCGATCCTGGCTCATCTGCCAAAGGCTGAGCAGGCCAAATATCTGAATCGCCATCTCGAAACATGGACGCCCAAGTCATTGAAGGATTCCCGCGCCCTGGCTCGCGATCTCGAGCTCGTCAGGAAACGCGGCTTCGCCTTGAACGATGGCGAGCTCGATATACAAATTCGCGCCGTTGCTGCGCCGATCTACCTGAGTCCCGGCCAGCCGATTGCGGGATTATCGATCTCCTGTCCCGCGACACGCTTTCCGGACTCATTGATAAACGAATATGGAAAGCTGGTCCGCGCCGCGGCCAAGAAAATCAGTTCCCTGCTCGCGGAAACTGGTTGA
- a CDS encoding cysteine hydrolase family protein has product MSKRAVVVVDIQNEYFPTGKLPLVGINEAAANAAKVIEAARAKGDEVIYIRHEGAGANAPVFTPGTSGVEINSAVRPREGEPVILKHYPNSFRDTELKQVLDTKGVKDIVIVGAMSHMCIDATSRAAADFGYNAVIVHDACATMNLEFNGTTVPAAQVHAAFMAGLAFGYGKVTTTSEFLS; this is encoded by the coding sequence ATGAGCAAGCGCGCGGTTGTCGTGGTCGATATCCAGAACGAGTATTTTCCGACGGGCAAGTTGCCGCTGGTCGGTATCAATGAGGCCGCCGCCAACGCGGCCAAGGTGATCGAAGCGGCGCGCGCCAAAGGCGACGAGGTCATCTATATCCGTCATGAAGGCGCGGGCGCGAACGCGCCCGTTTTTACACCCGGCACGAGTGGCGTTGAGATCAATTCCGCGGTGCGTCCGCGCGAGGGCGAGCCGGTCATCCTCAAGCACTATCCAAATTCGTTCCGCGACACCGAGCTGAAGCAGGTGCTCGATACGAAGGGAGTCAAGGACATCGTCATCGTCGGCGCGATGAGTCACATGTGTATCGACGCGACCAGCCGCGCTGCTGCCGATTTCGGCTACAACGCGGTGATAGTTCACGACGCGTGCGCGACGATGAATCTCGAGTTCAACGGCACCACCGTTCCCGCCGCGCAGGTTCACGCCGCATTCATGGCCGGCCTCGCGTTCGGCTACGGCAAGGTTACGACCACCAGCGAATTTCTTTCGTGA
- a CDS encoding amidohydrolase — protein sequence MTADLVLQNGKIYTVDSPRPWAEALAIRDGKIEFVGADSDVKSFVGPNTRVIDLKQRMAMPGINDVHVHPLLGGRADLYECRFLPTLSLDEVLAVIRAEARKAKPGAWIVGGSWGSNFTDALASLDTLRALDDASEGHPVMLRDDSVHNRWVNSRALELAGIGADTPNPHDGVIVRDEASGAPVGLLFEAATGKVESAVLASSPQSIEMDVAAVARAIEILNSYGVTGFQDAAASGAVMSAYNILDKQRKLSAWVVGSMLADRVPFLGGSAGDDLIDQRASFASPHVRASYVKIFMDGVPMSRTSAFIEPYLPDKAHGCCFRGATIKNLPELARLIAKQEDRGLAVKIHCAGDAAVRTSLDAIDVVRSFKGPTRLTHQIAHAGFVDPADVARFKELNVVADLSPILWFPNQIIDGIEQAVGERVRTYWPNRDLNNAGVLIATGTDWPVVPNPDPWSGLEGLVTRRNPSGRFDGALWPEQALDLPTAIAAYTVNPARAMGMGDITGSIAVGKSADLVVLDRNLFEVAPSDIADVKVLTTFFEGREVYQRQ from the coding sequence ATGACTGCTGATCTGGTTCTGCAAAACGGGAAAATATACACCGTCGATTCGCCTCGGCCGTGGGCCGAGGCGCTCGCGATTCGCGACGGCAAGATTGAATTCGTCGGCGCCGACAGCGACGTCAAATCATTCGTCGGTCCCAACACTCGCGTCATCGATCTCAAGCAGCGCATGGCGATGCCGGGAATCAACGACGTTCACGTGCATCCGCTGCTCGGCGGCCGCGCCGACCTTTACGAATGCCGTTTCCTGCCAACGCTTTCGCTCGATGAAGTCCTCGCCGTGATTCGTGCGGAGGCGCGCAAAGCCAAGCCCGGCGCATGGATCGTAGGCGGCTCGTGGGGCAGCAACTTCACCGACGCTCTAGCCTCGCTCGACACGCTGCGCGCGCTTGACGACGCGAGCGAAGGACATCCGGTGATGCTGCGCGATGACAGCGTGCACAATCGATGGGTCAACTCGCGAGCGCTGGAACTGGCGGGTATCGGCGCCGACACGCCCAATCCGCATGACGGAGTGATCGTCCGCGACGAAGCGAGTGGCGCTCCGGTCGGACTGCTGTTCGAAGCTGCGACCGGAAAAGTCGAATCCGCAGTTCTAGCATCGAGTCCGCAATCGATCGAAATGGACGTGGCCGCGGTCGCGCGCGCGATCGAAATCCTGAACTCGTACGGTGTCACCGGCTTTCAGGACGCCGCCGCGTCGGGCGCAGTGATGTCCGCGTACAACATCCTCGACAAGCAGCGAAAGCTCTCCGCGTGGGTGGTGGGCTCGATGCTCGCAGATCGGGTCCCGTTCCTGGGCGGCTCGGCCGGCGACGACCTGATCGACCAGCGCGCCAGCTTTGCGAGCCCGCACGTGCGCGCGAGCTACGTCAAGATCTTCATGGACGGCGTGCCGATGTCGCGCACCTCGGCGTTCATCGAACCTTACCTGCCCGACAAGGCGCACGGATGCTGCTTTCGCGGCGCGACGATCAAAAATCTGCCCGAGCTCGCGCGCCTGATTGCCAAGCAGGAAGATCGCGGCCTCGCGGTGAAAATCCATTGCGCCGGCGATGCCGCGGTTCGCACCTCGCTCGACGCAATCGACGTGGTGCGCTCGTTTAAAGGACCGACGAGGCTCACGCATCAAATCGCGCATGCCGGATTCGTTGATCCCGCCGACGTCGCGCGCTTCAAGGAACTCAACGTGGTCGCCGATCTGTCGCCGATTCTGTGGTTCCCCAATCAGATCATCGACGGTATCGAGCAGGCCGTCGGCGAGCGCGTCCGAACCTACTGGCCGAATCGCGATCTCAACAACGCGGGCGTTCTGATCGCGACCGGCACCGATTGGCCGGTGGTGCCGAATCCCGATCCGTGGTCGGGGCTGGAAGGCCTCGTGACGCGGCGTAATCCGAGTGGTCGATTCGATGGCGCGTTGTGGCCGGAACAGGCGCTCGATCTTCCGACGGCGATCGCCGCTTACACGGTAAATCCCGCGCGAGCGATGGGCATGGGCGACATAACCGGCTCGATCGCGGTTGGTAAATCAGCCGACCTGGTGGTGCTGGATCGCAATCTCTTCGAAGTCGCGCCGAGCGATATCGCCGACGTGAAGGTACTCACGACCTTCTTCGAAGGACGCGAAGTGTATCAACGGCAGTGA
- a CDS encoding CoA transferase produces MKTTGALNGLRVLDCTHVLAGAWCSLILADLGADVIKIEPLSGDLTRGQPDNPFKAFDFVNRNKRAITVDITSPEGADVMRRLAKDADIFVENYRPGVMAKAGLDYKALAEINPRLIYASVSGFGQTGPYRNRGGLDLVAQAMSGIMSYVGDPNSTRPSSTAVPIADLNAGTFAALGILAAVHHRTTTGEGQYVETSLLEAAAAYTVWESGMFLTTGTVAKRNGSRHRLAAPYEALKTEDGYLVVGVSNQKLWGRLCEALDQPGLADDPNFKRPSLRLTNRDALQAKLESVLARNTTAYWVEKIAGKGVPCGPINDIGQALSDPQLTDRKFLAEVDERRFPRTPLTLSKTPVAVSRGPAMLGQHTREVLAAAGFDADAIDRLVQSGIVSEPRV; encoded by the coding sequence ATGAAGACGACCGGCGCGCTGAATGGCCTTAGAGTCCTCGACTGCACCCACGTGCTGGCGGGAGCCTGGTGTTCGCTGATCCTGGCCGACCTTGGTGCTGACGTGATCAAGATCGAGCCGCTCAGCGGCGACCTGACGCGCGGCCAGCCCGACAACCCGTTCAAGGCGTTCGATTTCGTCAATCGCAACAAGCGCGCGATCACAGTCGATATCACGTCGCCCGAGGGCGCGGACGTGATGCGCCGGCTGGCGAAGGACGCCGACATTTTCGTCGAGAACTATCGGCCCGGCGTGATGGCCAAAGCGGGTCTCGACTACAAAGCGCTGGCCGAGATCAATCCGCGCCTGATCTACGCGTCGGTTTCCGGTTTTGGCCAGACCGGTCCCTATCGCAATCGGGGTGGCCTTGACCTGGTGGCGCAGGCGATGAGCGGGATCATGAGTTACGTTGGCGATCCGAATTCGACGCGTCCGAGTTCGACCGCAGTTCCGATTGCCGATCTGAACGCGGGAACTTTCGCCGCGCTTGGGATACTCGCCGCCGTTCATCACCGAACCACCACTGGCGAGGGACAGTACGTCGAGACCTCGCTGCTCGAAGCTGCTGCGGCATACACCGTCTGGGAGTCGGGAATGTTCCTGACGACTGGCACCGTGGCCAAGCGCAACGGCTCGCGGCACCGGCTGGCCGCGCCCTACGAAGCGCTCAAGACCGAAGACGGATATCTCGTCGTCGGAGTTAGTAACCAAAAATTATGGGGTCGCTTGTGTGAGGCGCTCGATCAGCCTGGCCTGGCGGACGATCCGAACTTCAAGCGGCCTTCCCTGCGCCTGACGAATCGCGATGCGCTCCAGGCGAAACTGGAATCCGTCCTGGCTCGCAACACTACGGCGTACTGGGTCGAGAAGATCGCGGGCAAAGGCGTGCCCTGCGGACCGATCAACGATATCGGGCAGGCGCTATCCGATCCGCAACTCACGGATCGGAAGTTTCTCGCCGAGGTCGATGAGCGGCGCTTCCCGCGCACTCCGCTAACTCTTTCGAAGACGCCGGTCGCCGTGAGCCGTGGCCCCGCGATGCTGGGTCAGCATACGCGCGAGGTGCTCGCCGCGGCTGGGTTCGACGCCGATGCGATCGATCGCCTCGTGCAGAGCGGTATCGTTTCGGAGCCGCGAGTTTAG